One Chromobacterium paludis genomic window carries:
- a CDS encoding ABC transporter permease gives MFVSFSRWRAAAAAVSLLTLIPLAVVALGFLEPDAEVWRHLAEHALPELWRNTAVLLLGVGAGVLLLGVPLAWLTAVHDFPGRRVFAWALMLPLAMPAYVMAFSQLGLFEYAGPLQSWLRQTLGEAARLPDIRSTPGVVAVLSLAFYPYVYLLARNAFASMGRRALEVGQSLGLHPLAAFRRVALPMARPWILSGLSLALMETLADFGTVAVFNFDAFTSAIYKAWFSLFSLPAAKQLASLLVLLVLGLLWLEQRARGARAYGATGRASPPPRMRLNGARGWLACACCSLVLLLAFVLPFGQIAFWAARQAAEDWGDLLEPLRNSLLLSALAAALVSALALLLAFAARRDPRCRPWTRLATLGYAVPGTVLAVGIFAPVAALDNLLLDHFSAWLPEGAAAVFKGSLLVMLLAYGSRFLAVGHASVDAGMLRIGRSQEEAAQSLGLSGWRLAWRLHLPLLRGGLASALLMVFVDVMKEMPITLMTRPFGWDTLAVRIFNLTSEGEWQRAALPSIAIVLAGLAPVWLLSRQDKGG, from the coding sequence ATGTTTGTTTCCTTTTCCCGCTGGCGCGCGGCGGCCGCGGCGGTCAGCCTGCTGACGCTGATTCCGCTGGCGGTGGTCGCGTTGGGCTTTTTAGAGCCGGACGCCGAGGTTTGGCGCCACCTGGCCGAGCATGCGCTGCCCGAGTTATGGCGGAACACCGCCGTTCTGTTACTGGGCGTCGGCGCCGGCGTATTGCTGCTGGGCGTGCCGCTGGCCTGGCTGACCGCCGTGCATGATTTTCCCGGCCGCCGCGTGTTTGCCTGGGCGCTGATGCTGCCGCTGGCCATGCCGGCCTATGTGATGGCCTTTTCCCAGTTGGGGCTGTTCGAGTACGCCGGCCCGCTGCAAAGCTGGCTGCGGCAAACCTTGGGCGAGGCTGCCCGGCTGCCGGACATACGCTCGACGCCAGGCGTGGTCGCGGTGCTGTCGCTGGCCTTCTATCCCTATGTCTATCTCTTGGCGCGCAACGCCTTCGCCAGCATGGGGCGGCGCGCGCTGGAGGTGGGGCAATCGCTGGGTTTGCATCCGCTGGCAGCCTTCCGCCGCGTGGCGTTGCCCATGGCCAGGCCGTGGATACTGTCCGGGCTGAGCCTGGCGCTGATGGAGACGCTGGCCGACTTCGGCACCGTCGCCGTATTCAATTTCGACGCCTTCACCTCGGCCATCTACAAAGCCTGGTTCAGCCTGTTTTCCTTGCCTGCGGCCAAGCAATTGGCGTCCTTGCTGGTGCTGCTGGTCCTGGGGCTGCTGTGGCTGGAGCAGCGGGCGCGCGGCGCGCGCGCTTACGGCGCGACAGGCCGGGCGTCGCCGCCGCCGCGCATGCGCTTGAACGGCGCGCGCGGCTGGCTGGCTTGCGCCTGCTGTTCCCTGGTTTTATTGCTGGCCTTTGTTCTGCCGTTCGGCCAGATAGCCTTTTGGGCCGCGCGGCAGGCGGCGGAGGACTGGGGCGATTTGCTGGAGCCGCTGCGTAACTCCCTGCTGCTGTCGGCGCTGGCCGCCGCGCTGGTGTCGGCATTGGCCTTGCTGTTGGCCTTCGCCGCGCGGCGCGATCCGCGCTGCCGGCCGTGGACGCGCCTGGCTACGCTGGGCTACGCGGTGCCGGGCACGGTATTGGCGGTCGGCATATTCGCGCCGGTGGCGGCATTGGACAATCTGCTGCTGGATCATTTCAGCGCCTGGCTGCCGGAAGGCGCCGCGGCGGTGTTCAAAGGCAGCCTGCTGGTGATGTTGCTGGCGTATGGCTCGCGTTTTTTGGCGGTGGGGCATGCGTCGGTCGACGCGGGGATGCTGCGGATAGGGCGCAGCCAGGAAGAGGCGGCGCAAAGCCTGGGCCTCAGCGGCTGGCGGCTGGCGTGGCGGTTGCATCTGCCTTTGCTGCGCGGCGGCTTGGCCAGCGCGCTGCTGATGGTGTTTGTCGATGTGATGAAGGAAATGCCGATCACGCTGATGACGCGGCCTTTCGGCTGGGACACCCTGGCGGTGCGCATTTTCAATCTGACCAGCGAGGGAGAATGGCAGCGCGCGGCGTTGCCTTCGATCGCCATCGTGCTGGCCGGCCTGGCGCCGGTGTGGCTGTTGTCGCGGCAGGACAAGGGAGGCTGA
- a CDS encoding methyl-accepting chemotaxis protein: MWFAGDKMINQLDAAAEAVLRGEAPKWQIQGNERWRALGDKLSRVWEHRDQQISKVGAEKQAADQQLSQLQSALAQAEQQLGLVNVRFDLVNRAASEGLWDMSVVAGDPLNPNNVFWWSQTFRALLGFHDERDFPNVLGSWAGRLHPDDKNRVLDAFGAHLNDRSGITPYDIEYRLQCKNGDYRWFRARGATLRDDKGVPLRVAGSLSDITERREQRQQLERTMTRFELGSAMLSEGLWDMEVDAANPVSGNNAFWWSDQFRRLLGFESAQEFPDVLESWSNRLHPEDKQRVLNAFSAHLNDRSGQTPYDLEYRLQCKNGEYRWFRARGQTRRAADGAPLRVVGALIDIDAEKRSEALSSESQQRQQLEKSLSEIAAIVSTIQSIADQTNLLALNAAIEAARAGETGRGFAVVADEVRKLAERTRDATQRVEKLVLQKN, encoded by the coding sequence ATGTGGTTTGCGGGCGACAAGATGATCAACCAGTTGGATGCCGCCGCCGAGGCGGTGCTGCGCGGCGAAGCGCCGAAATGGCAGATTCAGGGCAATGAGCGATGGCGAGCGCTAGGCGACAAGCTATCCCGCGTCTGGGAGCACCGCGACCAGCAGATCAGCAAGGTCGGGGCGGAAAAGCAGGCGGCCGATCAACAGCTGTCGCAGCTGCAAAGCGCGCTGGCTCAGGCTGAACAACAACTGGGCCTGGTCAATGTGCGCTTCGATCTGGTCAACCGCGCCGCCAGCGAGGGGCTATGGGACATGTCGGTGGTGGCCGGCGACCCGCTGAACCCCAACAATGTCTTCTGGTGGTCGCAGACTTTCCGCGCCCTGCTGGGCTTCCACGACGAGCGCGACTTCCCCAATGTGCTGGGCAGCTGGGCCGGCCGCCTGCACCCGGATGACAAGAACCGCGTGCTGGACGCCTTCGGCGCCCACCTGAACGACCGCAGCGGCATCACGCCTTACGACATCGAATACCGCCTGCAATGCAAGAACGGCGACTACCGCTGGTTCCGCGCCCGCGGCGCCACCTTGCGCGACGACAAGGGCGTGCCGCTGCGCGTGGCCGGCTCCCTGAGCGACATCACGGAGCGGCGCGAACAACGCCAGCAGCTGGAACGCACCATGACGCGCTTCGAGCTGGGCAGCGCCATGTTGTCCGAAGGCCTGTGGGACATGGAGGTGGACGCGGCCAACCCAGTCAGCGGCAACAATGCCTTCTGGTGGTCGGATCAGTTCCGCCGCTTGCTGGGCTTTGAAAGCGCGCAGGAATTTCCCGACGTGCTGGAGAGCTGGTCCAACCGCCTGCACCCCGAAGACAAGCAGCGGGTGCTGAACGCCTTCTCCGCCCATCTGAACGACCGCAGCGGCCAGACGCCCTATGACCTGGAATACCGGCTGCAATGCAAGAACGGCGAATACCGCTGGTTCCGCGCCCGCGGCCAGACCCGGCGCGCGGCGGATGGCGCGCCGCTGCGCGTGGTGGGCGCCTTGATAGACATAGACGCGGAAAAGCGTTCGGAGGCCTTGAGCAGCGAAAGCCAGCAGCGCCAGCAGCTGGAAAAAAGCCTGAGCGAGATCGCCGCCATCGTCAGCACCATCCAATCCATCGCTGACCAAACCAATCTGCTGGCCTTGAACGCGGCCATCGAGGCGGCGCGCGCCGGCGAAACCGGCCGCGGCTTCGCCGTGGTGGCGGACGAGGTGCGCAAACTGGCCGAACGCACGCGCGACGCGACGCAACGCGTGGAAAAACTTGTATTGCAAAAAAACTGA
- a CDS encoding TOBE domain-containing protein, whose amino-acid sequence MAALMVTHDQHEAFAFADQVGVMHGGRLRQWGEPEALYHAPADRYVAGFIGQGAFLPGRMAAGRSVLLETGELWGDEALPFDEGAAVEVLLRPDEVKLEPGSAIRARVAERLPRGGVCHYALELLSGRRLWAEWRHDSALAPGDNVGIRLQPRRLLAYPA is encoded by the coding sequence GTGGCCGCGCTGATGGTGACGCATGACCAGCACGAGGCCTTCGCCTTCGCCGATCAAGTGGGCGTGATGCACGGCGGCCGCTTGCGGCAGTGGGGCGAGCCGGAGGCGCTATACCATGCGCCGGCCGACCGCTATGTGGCCGGTTTCATCGGCCAGGGCGCTTTCCTGCCCGGACGGATGGCGGCCGGCCGCAGCGTGCTGCTGGAAACCGGAGAGCTATGGGGCGACGAGGCCTTGCCCTTCGACGAAGGCGCGGCCGTGGAGGTCTTGCTGCGGCCGGATGAGGTGAAGCTGGAGCCGGGCAGCGCGATCCGGGCGCGCGTGGCGGAGCGCCTGCCGCGCGGCGGCGTTTGCCACTATGCGCTGGAGCTGCTGTCCGGACGCCGGCTGTGGGCGGAATGGCGCCATGACTCCGCCCTGGCGCCGGGCGACAATGTCGGAATCCGCCTGCAGCCAAGACGGCTGCTGGCGTATCCGGCCTGA
- a CDS encoding extracellular solute-binding protein: MKQQMMMAAVLAALAGQALAEDVVVYSARAEQLLKPLADAYQKETGVTVKLVSDKEGPLMERMRAEGRNSPADLLLTVDAGNLWQAEQMGLLRAVKSPTLDANIPAHLRDPGGQWYGLSIRARTIFYNTQKVKPAQLSSYADLADPKWKGKLCLRTSKKVYNQSLVGMMLSELGPAKTEQTVKGWVANLATAPFPDDTKLLEAIAAGQCEVGIANTYYYGRLMEKSPKLPLGIFWADQAGKGAHVNISGAGVARHAKNEKGAVKFLEWLSSAKAQNLFADVNLEYPVNPKVKPDARVAAWGDFKHNYINVSHAGARQAEAVKLMDRAGYK, from the coding sequence TTGAAGCAGCAAATGATGATGGCCGCCGTTCTGGCGGCGCTGGCCGGCCAGGCGCTGGCCGAGGACGTGGTGGTTTACAGCGCGCGCGCCGAGCAGTTGCTGAAGCCGCTGGCCGACGCCTATCAGAAGGAAACCGGCGTCACGGTGAAGCTGGTGTCGGACAAGGAAGGCCCGCTGATGGAGCGCATGCGCGCCGAGGGGCGCAATAGCCCGGCCGACCTGCTGCTGACGGTGGACGCCGGCAATCTGTGGCAGGCCGAGCAAATGGGCCTGCTGCGCGCCGTCAAGTCGCCGACGCTGGACGCCAATATCCCGGCGCATCTGCGCGATCCGGGCGGCCAATGGTACGGACTGTCCATCCGCGCCCGCACCATTTTCTACAACACCCAAAAAGTGAAGCCGGCCCAGCTGTCCAGTTACGCCGACCTGGCCGATCCCAAGTGGAAGGGCAAGCTGTGCCTGCGCACGTCTAAAAAGGTTTATAACCAGTCCCTGGTCGGCATGATGCTGAGCGAGCTGGGGCCGGCCAAGACCGAACAGACGGTCAAGGGCTGGGTGGCCAATCTGGCGACGGCGCCTTTCCCGGACGACACCAAGCTGCTGGAGGCCATCGCCGCCGGCCAATGCGAGGTGGGCATCGCCAATACCTATTATTACGGCCGCCTGATGGAGAAATCGCCCAAGCTGCCGCTGGGCATCTTCTGGGCCGACCAGGCCGGCAAGGGCGCGCACGTCAATATTTCCGGCGCCGGCGTCGCCCGCCATGCCAAGAACGAGAAGGGCGCGGTGAAGTTCCTGGAATGGCTGAGCTCGGCCAAGGCGCAAAACCTATTCGCCGACGTCAATCTGGAATACCCGGTCAATCCCAAGGTGAAGCCGGACGCGCGCGTCGCCGCCTGGGGCGATTTCAAGCACAACTACATCAATGTCTCCCATGCCGGCGCGCGGCAGGCCGAGGCGGTCAAGCTGATGGACCGGGCCGGCTACAAGTAA
- a CDS encoding D-amino acid dehydrogenase: MKVIVLGGGVLGVSTAWYLAKAGCQVTVLERQDGVALETSFGNAGQISPGYSAPWAAPGIPLKAVKWMFQRHAPLAISPDGSLYQLQWIAKMLANCNEKAYAVNKGRMMRLAEYSRDKIKELRAETGLDYEGRQGGTLQLFRSQAQVDGMAKDIAVLRECGVDFNVLDPDGCARVEPALAAVKHKLTGGLQLPNDETGDCNLFTSRLAELAKGLGVDFRFGVTVDAILNDGKRVTGVRVGGETLTADHFVVAMGSYSRDMVKALGIDIPVYPVKGYSLTVPITNPAMAPVSTILDETYKVAITRFDDRIRVGGMAELSGYNLELNPRRRETLEMVVGDLYPQGGDIPAASFWTGLRPMTPDGTPIIGGTRFANLSLNTGHGTLGWTMCAGSGKVLADLITGVKPEISVDGLSMQRYAKQGETLVVPVMRPAVQGA; encoded by the coding sequence ATGAAGGTAATCGTGCTGGGTGGCGGCGTTTTGGGCGTGTCCACCGCGTGGTATCTGGCCAAAGCGGGCTGCCAGGTGACGGTGCTGGAACGCCAGGACGGCGTGGCGCTGGAAACCAGTTTCGGCAACGCCGGCCAAATTTCCCCTGGCTACTCCGCCCCGTGGGCGGCCCCCGGCATTCCGTTGAAAGCCGTCAAGTGGATGTTCCAGCGCCACGCGCCGCTGGCCATCAGCCCGGACGGCAGCCTGTACCAGCTGCAGTGGATCGCCAAGATGCTGGCCAACTGCAATGAGAAAGCCTATGCGGTCAACAAGGGCCGCATGATGCGCCTGGCCGAATACAGCCGCGACAAGATCAAGGAATTGCGCGCCGAAACCGGCCTGGATTACGAAGGCCGCCAGGGCGGCACGCTGCAGCTGTTCCGCAGCCAGGCCCAGGTGGACGGCATGGCCAAGGACATCGCCGTGCTGCGCGAGTGCGGCGTGGACTTCAATGTGCTGGATCCGGACGGCTGCGCCCGCGTGGAGCCGGCGCTGGCGGCGGTCAAGCACAAGCTGACCGGCGGCCTGCAGCTGCCAAACGACGAAACCGGCGACTGCAATCTGTTCACCAGCCGCCTGGCCGAACTGGCCAAGGGCCTGGGCGTGGACTTCCGCTTCGGCGTGACGGTGGACGCCATCCTGAATGACGGCAAGCGCGTGACCGGCGTGCGCGTGGGCGGCGAAACGCTGACCGCTGACCACTTTGTCGTGGCCATGGGCAGCTACTCGCGCGACATGGTCAAGGCGCTGGGCATAGACATCCCGGTGTATCCGGTCAAGGGCTACTCGCTGACCGTGCCCATCACCAACCCGGCCATGGCCCCGGTGTCCACCATTCTGGACGAAACCTACAAGGTGGCGATCACCCGTTTCGACGACCGCATCCGCGTCGGCGGCATGGCGGAGCTGTCCGGCTACAACCTGGAATTGAACCCGCGCCGCCGCGAAACGCTGGAAATGGTGGTGGGCGATCTGTACCCGCAAGGCGGCGACATCCCGGCGGCCAGCTTCTGGACCGGCCTGCGCCCGATGACCCCGGACGGCACGCCCATCATCGGCGGCACGCGCTTCGCCAATCTGTCGCTGAACACCGGCCACGGCACCCTGGGCTGGACCATGTGCGCCGGCTCCGGCAAGGTGCTGGCCGACCTGATCACCGGCGTCAAGCCGGAAATCAGCGTGGATGGCCTGTCCATGCAGCGCTACGCCAAGCAGGGCGAAACCCTGGTGGTGCCGGTGATGCGCCCGGCTGTGCAAGGGGCCTGA
- the alr gene encoding alanine racemase has protein sequence MRPLIAEIRLDHLRHNYQAARAAHGDKTLAVLKANAYGHGAVRCAQALADIADGFAVACLEEALELRAAGIALPILLLEGVFDADELKAVDEQDLWMAVTSEQQLAMVEASAPAKPFHVWLMLDSGMHREGFLPQEYHAAWRRLEASGKAGKITKMTHFARADEPDVPMTFSQLEMFDAAVRGLPAGDESVANSAGILCHPRAQRNWGRVGIALYGVTPLPAGFEQDKVLRPVMRFSSKVFGVRELGIGEPIGYGDNFVTHRPTRVGLVACGYADGYPRRASSGSPVRIDGAPSQLIGRVSMDMLTVDLTDLPDAGVGSEVELWGDAVSVNEVAAHAGTIGYEPLCNVKRARFVYR, from the coding sequence ATGCGCCCCTTGATCGCGGAGATCCGGCTGGACCATCTGCGCCATAACTATCAAGCCGCGCGCGCCGCCCATGGCGACAAGACGCTGGCGGTGCTGAAAGCCAACGCCTATGGCCACGGCGCGGTGCGCTGCGCCCAGGCGCTGGCGGACATCGCCGACGGTTTCGCCGTGGCCTGCCTGGAGGAGGCGCTGGAACTGCGCGCCGCCGGCATCGCGTTGCCCATCCTGCTGCTGGAGGGCGTGTTCGACGCCGACGAACTGAAAGCGGTGGATGAGCAAGACTTGTGGATGGCGGTCACCAGCGAGCAACAGCTGGCCATGGTGGAAGCATCCGCGCCGGCCAAGCCCTTCCATGTCTGGCTGATGCTGGATTCCGGCATGCACCGCGAGGGCTTCCTGCCGCAGGAGTATCATGCGGCCTGGCGGCGGCTGGAGGCCAGCGGCAAGGCGGGCAAGATCACCAAGATGACCCACTTCGCCCGCGCCGACGAGCCGGATGTGCCGATGACCTTCTCCCAGCTGGAAATGTTCGACGCCGCCGTGCGCGGCCTGCCGGCGGGCGATGAATCGGTGGCCAACTCGGCCGGCATCCTGTGCCATCCGCGCGCCCAGCGCAACTGGGGCCGCGTCGGCATCGCCCTGTACGGCGTCACGCCGCTGCCGGCGGGTTTCGAGCAGGACAAGGTCTTGCGGCCGGTGATGCGCTTCTCCAGCAAAGTGTTTGGCGTGCGCGAGCTGGGCATAGGCGAGCCGATAGGCTATGGCGACAACTTCGTCACCCATAGACCCACCCGCGTCGGCCTGGTGGCCTGCGGCTATGCCGACGGCTACCCGCGCCGCGCGTCAAGCGGCAGCCCGGTGCGGATAGACGGCGCGCCTTCGCAATTGATAGGCCGCGTATCCATGGACATGCTGACGGTGGATTTGACCGACCTGCCGGACGCCGGCGTCGGCAGCGAGGTGGAGCTGTGGGGCGACGCGGTATCGGTCAATGAGGTGGCGGCGCATGCCGGCACCATAGGCTACGAGCCGCTGTGCAACGTCAAGCGGGCGCGTTTCGTCTACCGCTGA
- a CDS encoding YbaK/EbsC family protein yields the protein MSLESVRQFFASRQLDIEIIELAVSTATVAEAAAAHGVEAGRIAKTLAFRLSDGREVILVARGDARIDNRKFKDAFGKGKMLPLDEVEAITGHPVGGVCPFGLARELPIYLDVSMQTYDEVLPAAGAVHSAVRISPRQLGEVTAGQWVDVCQAFD from the coding sequence ATGAGCCTGGAATCGGTCCGCCAGTTTTTCGCCAGCCGCCAGCTGGATATCGAGATCATAGAATTGGCGGTCAGCACCGCCACCGTGGCGGAGGCTGCCGCCGCGCACGGGGTGGAGGCCGGCCGCATCGCCAAGACCCTGGCCTTCCGCCTGTCCGACGGCCGCGAAGTGATCCTGGTGGCGCGCGGCGACGCCCGCATAGACAACCGCAAGTTCAAAGACGCCTTCGGCAAGGGCAAGATGCTGCCGCTGGACGAGGTGGAAGCCATCACCGGCCACCCGGTCGGCGGCGTCTGCCCCTTCGGCCTGGCCCGCGAGCTGCCCATCTACCTGGATGTATCGATGCAGACCTACGACGAGGTGCTGCCGGCCGCCGGCGCGGTGCATAGCGCGGTGCGCATCAGCCCGCGCCAGCTGGGCGAAGTGACGGCCGGCCAGTGGGTGGACGTCTGCCAGGCCTTCGACTGA
- a CDS encoding ShlB/FhaC/HecB family hemolysin secretion/activation protein — translation MIHFNATGGVAPKPRRRNRAVWHWLAAMGCLCGFSSSWAEAPPADPRLGNDDARRLLQDSNRRFDELIQQQRLRQLRHGGSGAQAETPAEPEAGRCLPVSALRLKGIRLLTHQEVSALGLPSGACLDVAELNRFSRALTARYIEKGYIAARVLAEGPDAHGVLTLSVEEGRVAAILSQDPGLRPGNLFPDMQGKPLNVHDLDQGLDQANRLRSNHVAVDVLPGAAVGDTVLQLSNRPDGRLSGGVSLDNTGRESTGRLLAGASLTWDNPTGWSDMLSLSAQATTANPAVRHSRSESLFYSLPYGYWTASVFASRSDYLNPQSLAYSTVQLSGTTVQGGMRLDRVLSRDQSQVLTADVQLTQKRVRNRFQDVELAISSPSLTVLELGLSQMRLMPGGVLQLDGGVQRGLRGLGADGRDARIPDAPDPQFLKIRFSASWGMALSWPGGPYQWQTTLAGQASRSHLPGVEQMDVADSGAVRGFRNNALASETGWYWRNTLSRRGAVAGFVLTPRLGLDGGRVLQRGSSEAWQDIAGMAAGLGLARGDWTLDLDYSRPLRKPQGWVAEGHILFARLNWQW, via the coding sequence TTGATCCATTTCAACGCGACCGGCGGCGTCGCGCCGAAACCACGGCGGCGCAATCGCGCTGTCTGGCACTGGCTGGCCGCCATGGGTTGTTTATGCGGTTTCTCGTCATCCTGGGCGGAAGCGCCTCCGGCTGACCCGCGGCTGGGCAATGATGACGCGCGGCGCCTGCTGCAGGATAGCAATCGCCGTTTCGACGAATTGATCCAGCAGCAAAGGCTGCGCCAGCTGCGCCATGGCGGCAGCGGCGCGCAGGCGGAAACGCCTGCCGAGCCTGAGGCGGGGCGCTGCCTGCCTGTGTCGGCCTTGCGCTTGAAGGGCATTCGCTTGCTGACGCATCAAGAGGTGTCGGCGCTGGGTCTGCCCAGCGGGGCCTGCCTGGATGTGGCGGAGCTGAACCGCTTCAGCCGCGCCCTGACCGCGCGCTACATCGAAAAAGGGTATATCGCGGCCAGAGTGCTGGCCGAGGGGCCGGATGCGCATGGCGTGCTGACCCTGAGCGTGGAGGAGGGCCGGGTGGCGGCCATCCTCAGCCAGGATCCAGGCTTGCGCCCAGGCAACCTGTTTCCGGACATGCAGGGCAAGCCGTTGAACGTGCATGATCTGGATCAGGGCCTGGACCAGGCCAACCGCCTGCGCTCCAATCATGTCGCCGTGGACGTGCTGCCCGGCGCGGCGGTAGGGGATACCGTGCTGCAGCTGAGCAATCGTCCGGATGGGCGCTTGAGCGGCGGCGTGTCGCTCGACAATACCGGACGCGAGTCCACCGGCCGGCTGCTGGCCGGCGCCAGCCTGACTTGGGACAATCCGACGGGCTGGAGCGACATGCTGAGCCTGTCGGCTCAGGCTACGACGGCCAATCCGGCCGTTCGGCACAGTCGCAGCGAATCGCTGTTCTATTCCTTGCCCTATGGCTACTGGACGGCCAGCGTCTTCGCCAGCCGCTCCGACTACCTGAATCCGCAAAGCCTGGCCTATAGCACGGTGCAGCTGTCCGGCACCACGGTGCAGGGCGGGATGAGGCTGGACCGCGTGTTGTCGCGCGACCAGTCCCAAGTGCTGACGGCCGATGTGCAACTGACGCAAAAGCGTGTGCGCAATCGTTTCCAGGATGTGGAGCTGGCCATCAGCAGCCCCAGCCTGACCGTGCTGGAGCTGGGCCTGTCGCAGATGCGTCTGATGCCTGGCGGCGTGCTGCAGCTGGATGGCGGCGTGCAGCGCGGCTTGCGCGGATTGGGCGCGGATGGGCGGGATGCGCGCATTCCGGACGCGCCGGACCCGCAGTTCCTCAAGATCAGATTCAGCGCAAGCTGGGGGATGGCGCTGTCCTGGCCGGGCGGGCCTTACCAGTGGCAGACGACCTTGGCCGGCCAGGCCAGCCGCAGCCATTTGCCGGGGGTGGAGCAGATGGACGTTGCCGATAGCGGCGCGGTGCGCGGGTTTCGTAATAACGCGCTGGCCAGCGAGACCGGCTGGTACTGGCGCAATACCCTGTCGCGACGCGGGGCAGTGGCGGGATTTGTCCTGACTCCGCGCCTGGGGCTGGATGGCGGGCGGGTGCTGCAGCGCGGCAGCAGCGAGGCCTGGCAAGACATCGCAGGGATGGCGGCCGGCTTGGGTCTGGCGCGGGGCGACTGGACGCTGGATCTGGACTACAGCCGGCCACTGCGCAAGCCGCAAGGCTGGGTGGCCGAGGGGCATATCCTGTTTGCGCGGCTGAACTGGCAGTGGTGA
- a CDS encoding winged helix-turn-helix transcriptional regulator, with product MKTVTPSGKTLDKMDRKILRLLQKNGRIAMTELAEKVGLSTTPCTERVRRMERDGIIEGYYARLNPHALGGSLLVFVEIKLEAKSGNIFDAFRREILSIPEILECHLVSGDFDYLIKARIPDMSMYRKLLGDILLQLPSAKESKSYVVMEEVKETLALPLHDS from the coding sequence ATGAAGACAGTCACTCCCTCCGGCAAGACGCTGGACAAAATGGATAGAAAAATCCTGCGCCTGCTGCAGAAAAACGGCCGCATCGCCATGACCGAGCTAGCGGAGAAAGTGGGCCTGTCCACCACGCCCTGCACCGAACGCGTGCGCCGCATGGAGCGCGACGGCATCATCGAGGGCTATTACGCGCGGCTGAATCCGCACGCGCTGGGCGGCTCGCTGCTGGTTTTCGTCGAGATCAAGCTGGAGGCCAAGTCCGGCAATATTTTCGACGCCTTCCGCCGCGAGATCCTGAGCATCCCGGAAATCCTGGAATGCCATCTGGTATCGGGAGACTTCGACTACCTGATCAAGGCGCGCATCCCCGACATGTCCATGTACCGCAAGCTCCTGGGCGACATCCTGCTGCAACTGCCCTCCGCCAAGGAATCCAAGAGCTATGTGGTGATGGAAGAGGTCAAAGAAACGCTGGCCCTGCCCCTGCACGACAGCTAA
- a CDS encoding ABC transporter ATP-binding protein has translation MEILLDFDQVGLAYGEAPVLDGMSFALRAGEIACLLGASGCGKTSALRCIAGFETPTSGAIRLGGETVAGDGALVPAHRRRVGMVFQDHALFPHLTAAGNVAFGLSALRRAGRRERVAEILSLVGLAGEGERYPHQLSGGQQQRVALARALAPLPRLLLLDEPFSNLDADLRERLAREVRAMLKSRGVAALMSRAAWPR, from the coding sequence ATGGAAATCTTATTGGATTTCGACCAGGTGGGGCTGGCTTACGGCGAGGCGCCGGTGCTGGACGGCATGAGCTTTGCTTTGCGTGCCGGCGAGATCGCCTGCCTGCTGGGCGCGTCCGGCTGCGGCAAGACCAGCGCCTTGCGCTGCATCGCCGGTTTTGAAACGCCGACATCGGGCGCCATCCGCCTGGGCGGCGAGACGGTGGCCGGCGATGGCGCGCTTGTCCCGGCGCATCGCCGCCGCGTGGGCATGGTGTTTCAGGATCACGCGCTGTTTCCGCACCTGACGGCGGCGGGCAATGTGGCTTTTGGCCTGTCCGCCCTGCGCCGCGCAGGGCGCCGCGAACGGGTGGCGGAGATATTGAGTCTGGTGGGGCTGGCCGGGGAGGGCGAGCGTTATCCGCATCAGTTGTCCGGCGGGCAGCAGCAGCGGGTGGCACTGGCGCGCGCGCTGGCGCCGCTGCCGCGGCTGTTATTGCTGGACGAGCCATTTTCCAACCTGGACGCCGACTTGCGCGAACGCCTGGCGCGCGAGGTCAGGGCCATGCTGAAGTCGCGCGGCGTGGCCGCGCTGATGAGTCGCGCGGCGTGGCCGCGCTGA